One region of Populus trichocarpa isolate Nisqually-1 chromosome 4, P.trichocarpa_v4.1, whole genome shotgun sequence genomic DNA includes:
- the LOC7470030 gene encoding B-box zinc finger protein 19 isoform X3, whose translation MRMLCDVCESAAAILFCAADEAALCRSCDEKVHMCNKLASRHVRVGLADPSDVPQCDICEKAPAFFYCEIDGSSLCLQCDMIVHVGGKRTHGRYLLLRQRVEFPGDKPGCTEEQGQQPLDDNETRRDQNQPPKLTARENQQNHRASPVPMVENNTDSDGKMDNKLIDLNARPQRVHGKNPTNQLTLWMVVREASSFH comes from the exons ATGCGAATGCTTTGTGATGTGTGTGAAAGCGCAGCTGCGATTCTTTTCTGTGCTGCTGATGAAGCCGCGCTTTGCCGCTCCTGCGACGAGAAG GTTCATATGTGTAACAAGCTAGCTAGTCGGCATGTACGAGTAGGACTTGCAGATCCTAGTGATGTTCCACAGTGTGACATATGTGAAAAGGCACCAG CTTTCTTTTACTGCGAGATAGATGGCAGTTCGCTCTGCTTGCAATGTGATATGATAGTGCATGTTGGTGGTAAAAGGACCCATGGGAGATATCTCCTGTTGAGGCAGAGAGTTGAG TTTCCAGGGGATAAACCTGGCTGTACAGAGGAACAAGGACAGCAACCGCTTGATGATAATGAAACAAGAAGGGACCAAAATCAGCCGCCTAAGCTCACAGCTAGAGAAAATCAACAGAACCACAGGGCCTCTCCAGTTCCAATGGTAGAGAATAACACTGATAGTGACGGGAAAATGGACAACAAATTGATTGATCTTAATGCCAGGCCTCAGCGTGTACATGGGAAAAATCCAACTAACCAG TTGACATTATGGATGGTTGTGCGGGAAGCTTCAAGTTTCCATTGA
- the LOC7453601 gene encoding kinesin-like protein KIN-7E, producing the protein MGSISKEELLKMAKMQMASAREEKILVLVRLRPLSDKEILANEVADWECINDTTILYRNTLREGSTFPSACTFDRVFRGNDTTREVYEAGAKEVALSVVSGINSSIFAYGQTSSGKTYTMMGITEYTVADIFDYMHRHEERAFVLKFSAIEIYNEAIRDLLSTDDTPLRLLDDPEKGTVVEKATEETLKDWDHLKELLSVCEAQRRIGETSLNEKSSRSHQILRLTIESSAREFLGKENSTTLSATVNFVDLAGSERASQALSTGARLKEGCHINRSLLTLGTVIRKLSKGRQGHINYRDSKLTRLLQPALGGNARTAIICTLSPARSHVEQSRNTLLFACCAKEVTTKAQVNVVMSDKALVKHLQKEVARLESELRSPAPASSTCDYVSLLRKRDLQIQKMEKEIKELTKQRDLAQSRLEDLLRVVGNGQKSRKENGISHHHNPQTGDAWEDECSVSESSGMGGPHYLNGGVGKFNNARYDGDTGSNDDEEPYLHDNTDDHGLSDGTSPPMSIGKKIVRYNSSQSLEDAAEDADDYCKEVQCIEMEETRIRSNFEHDSVSNGENEGTLTLTAFREGAIGQGISTPANGDREGSHMQNGFTYDVLEQRLHHVQRTIDALVSPYPDESSPQSVADLTTSRSPNLTRSRSCRENFMSGSSPGFEKAEQIESTPPNGFEKKFTGRPAGSRRKIPPLDFGTSGTMLSRNDSQSSLGSACTDDFRAQSIRTSADEDIPSIHTFVAGLKEMAQEEYEKQLVDAQVQETEAMTGEYDKSSKDVGLDPMHEPLETPRNWPLEFERQQRAILELWQTCNVSLVHRTYFFLLFQGDPTDSIYMEVELRRLSFLKETFSQGNQGVGGGRTLTLASSIKALHRERGMLSKMMNKRFSEEERNRLYKKWGIGLSSKRRRLQLANRIWSNTKDIDHVMESAAVVAKLVRFVEQGQALKEMFGLSFTPPTSSTKRRSLGWTYSKSSLL; encoded by the exons ATGGGATCAATTAGTAAGGAAGAGCTGCTGAAGATGGCGAAGATGCAAATGGCGAGTGCCCGCGAGGAGAAGATTCTTGTTTTGGTGAGGTTGAGGCCTTTGAGCGACAAGGAGATTTTGGCAAATGAAGTTGCAGATTGGGAATGCATCAATGACACCACCATCTTGTACCGGAATACCCTTCGTGAAGGCTCCACTTTTCCATCAGCTTGTACTTTTG ACAGAGTATTTCGAGGTAACGACACTACAAGGGAAGTGTATGAGGCAGGAGCCAAGGAAGTTGCCCTTTCAGTTGTCAGTGGTATTAACT CAAGTATCTTTGCTTATGGGCAAACAAGCAGTGGAAAAACATACACGATGATGGGAATTACTGAGTATACAGTGGCAGATATATTTGACTACATGCATAGG cATGAAGAAAGAGCATTTGTTTTGAAGTTCTCAGCAATTGAGATATACAATGAAGCTATTAGAGATCTTCTTAGCACAGATGACACCCCACTTCGACTGCTGGATGATCCAGAG AAAGGGACTGTAGTGGAAAAAGCCACTGAGGAAACACTAAAGGACTGGGATCATCTGAAGGAGCTTCTTTCTGTTTGTGAAG CTCAAAGACGGATAGGGGAGACCTCCTTGAATGAGAAAAGCTCCAGATCCCATCAAATCCTTAGATTG acAATTGAAAGTTCTGCTCGTGAATTTTTAGGCAAGGAAAATTCGACCACTCTTTCTGCCACTGTT aattttgttgatttggCAGGAAGTGAGCGTGCATCTCAGGCACTATCCACTGGAGCAAGATTGAAAGAAGGCTGCCACATTAACCGCAGTTTACTGACTCTGGGAACGGTTATTCGCAAGCTAAG TAAAGGGAGACAGGGACACATCAATTACAGAGATTCTAAGCTGACACGGTTATTGCAGCCTGCATTGGGTGGCAATGCTAGAACTGCCATCATCTGCACATTGAGCCCTGCACGTAGCCATGTTGAGCAATCTAGAAATActcttttgtttgcttgttgtGCAAAGGAAGTTACTACAAAAGCACAGGTCAATGTGGTCATGTCTGATAAGGCATTGGTTAAGCATTTGCAAAAAGAAGTGGCTAGGTTGGAGAGTGAGTTAAGAAGTCCTGCCCCTGCTTCCTCAACTTGTGATTATGTATCACTACTGAGAAAGAGAGATCTTCAAATTCAAAAG ATGGAGAAGGAGATAAAAGAGTTGACTAAGCAAAGGGATCTTGCTCAGTCTCGTTTAGAGGATTTGCTGCGAGTGGTTGGAAATGgtcaaaaatcaagaaaagag AATGGGATCAGTCATCATCATAATCCACAAACAGGAGATGCTTGGGAAGATGAATGTTCAGTATCTGAATCATCAGGCATGGGTGGTCCTCATTATCTGAATGGAGGTGTTGGAAAGTTCAACAATGCTCGTTATGATGGTGACACTGGGAGCAATGATGATGAGGAACCTTACCTTCATGACAATACAGATGACCATGGTTTATCTGATGGCACTTCTCCTCCAATGTCAATAGGAAAGAAGATTGTCAGATACAATTCATCTCAGAGTCTGGAGGATGCTGCAGAAGATGCTGATGACTACTGCAAGGAAGTTCAGTGTATTGAAATGGAAGAAACAAGGATCAGGAGCAATTTTGAACACGATTCGgtatcaaatggtgaaaatgaaGGAACTTTGACGTTGACAGCATTCAGGGAAGGAGCCATAGGGCAAGGAATATCTACTCCTGCTAATGGAGATAGAGAAGGAAGTCACATGCAAAATGGATTTACATATGATGTGTTGGAGCAGAGACTGCATCATGTGCAAAGGACAATTGATGCTCTTGTGAGTCCTTACCCTGATGAATCATCTCCACAGTCAGTAGCTGATTTGACGACTTCTAGAAGCCCCAACTTAACAAGGAGCAGGAGTTGTAGAGAGAATTTCATGAGTGGCTCCTCTCCTGGATTTGAGAAGGCAGAACAAATTGAGAGCACACCACCAAATGGATTCGAGAAAAAATTTACCGGGAGGCCAGCAGGATCTCGAAGGAAAATTCCCCCGCTGGATTTCGGTACCAGTGGTACAATGTTGTCGAGAAATGATTCCCAGTCATCTCTTGGAAGTGCTTGCACAGATGACTTCAGAGCACAGAGCATCAGAACTTCTGCAGATGAGGACATTCCTAGCATCCACACTTTTGTTGCAGGATTGAAGGAGATGGCCCAGGAGGAGTATGAGAAGCAACTAGTTGATGCTCAG GTTCAGGAGACAGAGGCAATGACTGGTGAATATGATAAAAGTTCAAAGGACGTAGGGTTGGATCCTATGCATGAACCATTGGAAACTCCTCGCAATTGGCCTCTTGAATTTGAGAGACAGCAGAGAGCAATACTGGAACTCTGGCAAACTTGCAATGTCTCATTGGTCCACCGAACTTACTTTTTCTTGCTCTTTCAAGGCGATCCCACTGATTCCATATACATGGAAGTGGAGCTTAGGAGACTTTCCTTCCTCAAGGAAACATTTTCTCAAGGTAATCAGGGTGTGGGAGGTGGTCGGACTCTCACATTAGCTTCAAG CATCAAGGCTCTTCATCGTGAGAGAGGGATGCTAAGCAAGATGATGAACAAGAGGTTTtcagaagaagagagaaacagaCTTTACAAGAAGTGGGGTATTGGGCTGAGCTCAAAGCGAAGAAGGCTGCAGTTGGCTAACCGCATATGGAGCAACACAAAGGACATTGACCATGTAATGGAAAGTGCTGCCGTTGTTGCAAAGCTGGTCAGATTTGTAGAACAGGGACAAGCTCTCAAGGAGATGTTTGGGCTTAGCTTTACTCCCCCGACCTCAAGCACAAAGCGAAGGTCTTTGGGATGGACATACAGCAAGTCATCCCTTTTATAG
- the LOC7470030 gene encoding B-box zinc finger protein 19 isoform X2, giving the protein MRMLCDVCESAAAILFCAADEAALCRSCDEKVHMCNKLASRHVRVGLADPSDVPQCDICEKAPAFFYCEIDGSSLCLQCDMIVHVGGKRTHGRYLLLRQRVEFPGDKPGCTEEQGQQPLDDNETRRDQNQPPKLTARENQQNHRASPVPMVENNTDSDGKMDNKLIDLNARPQRVHGKNPTNQENHESSSLAPFGFFKGEPQK; this is encoded by the exons ATGCGAATGCTTTGTGATGTGTGTGAAAGCGCAGCTGCGATTCTTTTCTGTGCTGCTGATGAAGCCGCGCTTTGCCGCTCCTGCGACGAGAAG GTTCATATGTGTAACAAGCTAGCTAGTCGGCATGTACGAGTAGGACTTGCAGATCCTAGTGATGTTCCACAGTGTGACATATGTGAAAAGGCACCAG CTTTCTTTTACTGCGAGATAGATGGCAGTTCGCTCTGCTTGCAATGTGATATGATAGTGCATGTTGGTGGTAAAAGGACCCATGGGAGATATCTCCTGTTGAGGCAGAGAGTTGAG TTTCCAGGGGATAAACCTGGCTGTACAGAGGAACAAGGACAGCAACCGCTTGATGATAATGAAACAAGAAGGGACCAAAATCAGCCGCCTAAGCTCACAGCTAGAGAAAATCAACAGAACCACAGGGCCTCTCCAGTTCCAATGGTAGAGAATAACACTGATAGTGACGGGAAAATGGACAACAAATTGATTGATCTTAATGCCAGGCCTCAGCGTGTACATGGGAAAAATCCAACTAACCAG GAAAACCATGAATCCTCTAGTTTGGCTCCTTTTGGATTCTTTAAAGGGGAGCCACAAAAGTAA
- the LOC7470029 gene encoding putative transcription elongation factor SPT5 homolog 1: MSRRRDEDDDLEDEEYEEQEEQVMDEEEEEYYEGEEEEDIGASIKKRRRSDFFDDIAEEEEEEEEDEDDEDYGGGGGGGGGGGGRKQKGKKRRGSEFFDDIAQVASDDEEDEDDGEDDFIVDDHGADLPDEGSGRRMHRRPLLPAEEDQEDVEALERSIQARYAKSMHSEYDEETTEVEQQALLPSVRDPKLWMVKCAIGRERETAVCLMQKYIDKGSELQIRSAIALDHLKNYIYIEADKEAHVREACKGLRNIFGQKIMLVPIKEMTDVLSVESQVIDLSRDTWVRMKIGNYKGDLAKVVDVDNVRQRVTVKLIPRIDLQALANKLEGREAPKKKAFVPPPRFMNVEEARELHIRVERRRDPMTGDYFENIGGMLFKDGFLYKTVSMKSISAQNIKPSFDELEKFRTPGENGDGDIASLSTLFANRKKGHFMKGDAVIVVKGDLKNLKGWVEKVDEENVHIRPEMKGLPKTLAVNEKELCKYFEPGNHVKVVSGTHEGATGMVVKVEQHVLIILSDTTKEHIRVFADDVVESSEVTTGATNIGGYELHDLVLLDNMSFGLIIRVESEAFQVLKGVPERPDVALVRLREIKCKIEKKTNVQDRYKNTVSVKDVVRIIDGPCKGKQGPVEHIYRGVLFIYDRHHLEHAGFICAKSHSCVVVGGSRSNGDRNGDSYSRLSSFKTPPRVPPSPKRFSRGGPPFESGGRNRGGRGGHDALVGTTIKVRQGPFKGYRGRVVDIKGQLVRVELESQMKVVTVDRSHISDNVVVSTPYRDTLRYGMGSETPMHPSRTPLRPYMTPKRDAGATPIHDGMRTPMRDRAWNPYAPMSPLRDNWEDGNPGSWGTSPQYQPGSPPSGTYEAPTPGSGWASTPGGNYSEAGTPRDSSSAYANAPSPYLPSTPGGQPMTPGSASYLPGTPGGQLMTPGTNGLDMMSPVIGGDGEGPWFIPDILVNVHRTTDEPTVGIIREVLQDGSCKIALGANGNGETLTALPSEIEIVVPRKSDKIKILGGAHRGVTGKLIGVDGTDGIVKLEDTLDVKILDMAILAKLAQM, from the exons ATGTCTCGTCGAAGAGACGAAGACGACGACCTTGAAGATGAAGAGTATGAGGAGCAGGAAGAGCAAGTAATGgatgaagaagaggaggaaTATTATGAGGgtgaagaagaggaagatatAGGAGCGTCGATTAAGAAGAGACGGAGATCAGATTTCTTTGATGATAttgcggaggaggaggaggaggaagaggaagatgaggatgatgaggattatggtggtggtggtggtggtggaggaggtggtggtggtaggAAGCAGAAGGGGAAGAAGCGGCGTGGCTCAGAGTTTTTTGATGATATTGCTCAAGTTGCCAGTGATGACGAggaggatgaagatgatggCGAGGACG ATTTTATAGTTGACGATCACGGAGCTGATTTACCTGATGAGGGTAGTGGTAGAAGGATGCATCGTAGGCCGTTACTGCCTGCAGAAGAGGATCAAGAAGATGTTGAAGCACTTGAGAGAAGTATTCAAGCAAGATATGCAAAGTCAATGCACTCAGAATATGATGAAGAGACTACGGAAGTGGAGCAACAAGCTCTTTTGCCATCTGTTCGGGATCCGAAATTATGGATGGTTAAGTGTGCG aTTGGCCGTGAACGGGAGACGGCTGTTTGTTTAATGCAAAAATACATTGATAAAGGATCGGAGTTGCAAATTCGGTCTGCTATTGCTCTTGATCatcttaaaaactatatatatattgaagcaGACAAAGAAGCCCATGTGAGAGAG GCTTGTAAAGGCTTGCGCAATATTTTTGGGCAGAAAATCATGCTTGTTCCAATCAAAGAAATGACTGATGTTCTTTCAGTTGAAAGCCAAGTGATTGATCTTTCAAGGGACACCTGGGTCAGAATGAAGATTGGGAATTACAAAGGGGACCTTGCCAAA GTTGTAGATGTAGATAATGTCCGGCAGAGAGTTACAGTAAAGTTAATTCCAAGGATTGACTTGCAGGCTCTTGCAAACAAACTG GAAGGCAGAGAAGCGCcaaaaaagaaggcatttgtACCTCCTCCACGTTTTATGAATGTTGAAGAAGCTAG GGAATTACATATTCGTGTAGAACGCAGAAGAGATCCAATGACCGgtgattattttgaaaatattggcGGGATGCTTTTTAAAGATGGTTTCTTGTATAAAACTGTATCAATGAAGTCAATTAGTGCTCAGAACATTAAGCCATCATTTGATGAGCTTGAGAAGTTTCGTACACCTGGAGAGAATGGAGATGGTGATATTGCCAGTTTGTCAACCTTGTTTGCAAACAGAAAGAAGGGCCATTTTATGAAGGGTGATGCAGTTATTGTTGTCAAGGGAGATCTGAAAAATCTAAAGGGATGGGTTGAGAAAGTTGATGAAGAAAATGTACATATTAGACCTGAAATGAAGGGTCTTCCG AAAACACTTGCAGTAAATGAAAAGGAATTGTGCAAGTATTTTGAACCTGGCAATCACGTGAAGGTTGTCTCAGGCACACATGAAGGTGCAACTGGCATGGTTGTTAAGGTTGAGCAGCATGTGCTCATTATTCTGTCTGATACAACAAAGGAACAT ATCCGTGTATTTGCTGATGATGTTGTGGAAAGTTCTGAGGTAACTACAGGAGCTACCAACATTGGGGGCTATGAGCTTCACGATCTTGTGCTGTTGGA TAATATGAGCTTCGGTTTAATTATTCGTGTAGAAAGTGAAGCCTTTCAG GTTCTCAAGGGAGTTCCAGAGAGACCTGATGTTGCACTTGTTAGACTGAGAGAGATCAAATgcaaaattgagaagaaaaccAATGTCCAAGATCGGTACAAGAACACTGTATCTGTGAAAGATGTTGTTAGGATCATTGATGGTCCTTGCAAA GGAAAACAAGGTCCTGTAGAACACATATATAGAGGAGTTCTGTTCATCTATGATCGGCATCACCTTGAGCATGCTGGGTTTATTTGTGCTAAATCCCATTCCTGTGTGGTTGTTGGAGGATCACGTTCCAATGGAGATAGAAAT GGTGATTCCTATTCAAGATTGAGCAGTTTTAAAACTCCTCCCCGAGTACCCCCGTCACCAAAGAGATTTTCTAGAGGAGGTCCTCCATTTGAGT CTGGAGGAAGAAATAGAGGTGGACGGGGAGGGCATGATGCTTTGGTTGGTACCACAATAAAGGTACGACAGGGTCCTTTCAAGGGTTACCGTGGGCGTGTTGTAGATATCAAAGGTCAACTTGTTAGAGTTGAACTGGAATCACAAATGAAAGTTGTTACAG TTGATCGGAGCCACATCTCAGATAATGTGGTTGTTTCAACTCCATACCG CGATACACTTCGATATGGTATGGGAAGTGAAACCCCAATGCATCCTTCTCGGACTCCATTGCGTCCATACATGACACCAAAGAGAGATGCTGGAG CGACACCTATTCATGATGGCATGAGGACACCTATGCGTGATCGGGCCTGGAATCCTTATGCACCAATGAGTCCTCTGAG GGATAATTGGGAAGATGGGAATCCTGGGTCTTGGGGAACCAGTCCGCAGTATCAG CCAGGAAGCCCTCCCTCTGGAACATATGAAGCTCCAACTCCTGGTTCAGGCTGGGCTAGCACTCCTGGTGGTAATTATAGTGAAGCTGGAACACCAAGAGATAGCAGTTCTGCCTATG CCAATGCTCCAAGCCCATACCTGCCATCAACTCCTGGCGGCCAGCCTATGACACCTGGCTCAGCATCCTACCTCCCTGGCACTCCTGGAGGGCAACTAATGACACCTGGAACTAATGGTCTTGATATGATGTCTCCTGTTATAG GTGGAGATGGTGAAGGACCATGGTTCATACCCGACATATTGGTGAACGTACACAGGACCACAGATGAACCGACTGTTGGTATCATCAGGGAGGTGCTTCAG GATGGCTCTTGTAAAATAGCCCTTGGGGCAAATGGCAACGGCGAGACATTAACTGCTCTTCCTAGTGAAATTGAGATAGTAGTGCCTAGGAAATCAGACAAGATCAAGATCTTGGGTGGTGCACATCGTGGTGTTACTGGCAAGTTAATTGGTGTGGATGGCACTGATGGAATTGTAAAGTTGGAGGACACTCTTGATGTTAAGATATTAGACATGGCCATACTAGCTAAACTTGCACAAATGTGA
- the LOC7470030 gene encoding B-box zinc finger protein 19 isoform X1: MRMLCDVCESAAAILFCAADEAALCRSCDEKVHMCNKLASRHVRVGLADPSDVPQCDICEKAPAFFYCEIDGSSLCLQCDMIVHVGGKRTHGRYLLLRQRVEFPGDKPGCTEEQGQQPLDDNETRRDQNQPPKLTARENQQNHRASPVPMVENNTDSDGKMDNKLIDLNARPQRVHGKNPTNQVLTFSNTNHAFYLQVDISLNHMHMHCNFLCFNFNLNKIVSVFCLGKP, from the exons ATGCGAATGCTTTGTGATGTGTGTGAAAGCGCAGCTGCGATTCTTTTCTGTGCTGCTGATGAAGCCGCGCTTTGCCGCTCCTGCGACGAGAAG GTTCATATGTGTAACAAGCTAGCTAGTCGGCATGTACGAGTAGGACTTGCAGATCCTAGTGATGTTCCACAGTGTGACATATGTGAAAAGGCACCAG CTTTCTTTTACTGCGAGATAGATGGCAGTTCGCTCTGCTTGCAATGTGATATGATAGTGCATGTTGGTGGTAAAAGGACCCATGGGAGATATCTCCTGTTGAGGCAGAGAGTTGAG TTTCCAGGGGATAAACCTGGCTGTACAGAGGAACAAGGACAGCAACCGCTTGATGATAATGAAACAAGAAGGGACCAAAATCAGCCGCCTAAGCTCACAGCTAGAGAAAATCAACAGAACCACAGGGCCTCTCCAGTTCCAATGGTAGAGAATAACACTGATAGTGACGGGAAAATGGACAACAAATTGATTGATCTTAATGCCAGGCCTCAGCGTGTACATGGGAAAAATCCAACTAACCAGGTATTGACTTTTTCCAACACTAATCATGCTTTCTATTTACAGGTTGATATTTCTTTGAACCACATGCACATGCATTgcaattttttatgctttaattttaaCCTCAACAAAATTGTGTCCGTCTTCTGTTTAGGAAAACCATGA
- the LOC7477841 gene encoding NADH dehydrogenase [ubiquinone] 1 beta subcomplex subunit 9: MSVAAAAAAGYLGRRAAQKERVRILYRRALKDTLNWAVHRHLFYEDADLLRARFETSKHVEDPDTIDRMIADGEAQYNKWRHPDPYIVPWAPGGSKFTRNPTPPEGIEIVYNYGREDND, translated from the exons atgagcgtcgcagcagcagcagcagcgggCTACCTGGGTCGAAGAGCAGCACAGAAGGAGAGAGTGAGAATCCTCTACCGCCGTGCTCTCAAAGACACTCTTAACTGGGCAGTCCATCGCCACCTCTTTTACGAAGAC GCCGATCTTCTGCGCGCGAGGTTCGAAACAAGCAAACACGTG GAAGATCCGGATACAATTGATAGAATGATAGCTGATGGCGAGGCGCAGTACAATAAGTGGCGGCACCCTGATCCTTATAttg TACCTTGGGCTCCTGGCGGCAGCAAGTTCACTCGGAACCCGACTCCACCTGAAGGG ATTGAGATAGTGTATAACTATGGCCGAGAAGATAATGACTAG